A region of Jonquetella anthropi DSM 22815 DNA encodes the following proteins:
- a CDS encoding TatD family hydrolase yields MTYIDSHCHLNSPELESLMPDELDACSAANVRGAVIVGTTLDDSRQAISLCRRWGGRMALKATAGVHPHETSALPDGWTDQLKELLGQPETAALGEIGLDYHYNLSPRDRQLDALRLQLRLAGETKKPVVFHVREAYGDFWAVTDSEPTPCGAVLHCFDGTSADAAAGLERGWFIGVTGAVTFASRDELRETLGGVPLESLLVETDCPYMAPVPFRGKTNRPSWVPLVYSKLAGVKNVSVGELAEAVRANAARLFGLEVL; encoded by the coding sequence ATGACGTATATTGACAGCCACTGCCACCTCAACTCACCCGAACTCGAAAGCCTGATGCCCGACGAGCTTGACGCCTGCTCGGCCGCAAATGTCCGCGGCGCGGTGATCGTGGGCACGACGCTTGACGACAGCCGTCAGGCGATATCGTTGTGCCGCCGGTGGGGCGGCCGCATGGCGCTAAAAGCGACGGCCGGCGTCCACCCTCACGAGACGTCCGCCCTCCCGGACGGCTGGACGGACCAGCTGAAAGAGCTCCTCGGCCAGCCGGAGACGGCCGCCCTCGGCGAGATCGGCCTCGACTACCACTACAACCTGTCGCCGAGGGACCGGCAGTTGGACGCGTTGCGCCTTCAGCTCCGCCTGGCCGGCGAGACGAAAAAGCCCGTGGTCTTCCACGTCCGGGAGGCGTACGGCGACTTCTGGGCCGTCACGGACAGCGAACCGACCCCATGCGGAGCGGTCCTCCACTGTTTTGACGGCACTTCGGCCGACGCGGCGGCCGGCCTCGAGCGGGGCTGGTTCATCGGCGTCACCGGCGCGGTCACGTTCGCTTCCCGGGACGAGCTGCGCGAGACGCTGGGCGGCGTGCCGTTGGAGTCCCTTTTGGTTGAAACCGACTGCCCCTACATGGCGCCCGTCCCCTTTCGGGGCAAAACGAACCGGCCGTCGTGGGTTCCATTGGTGTACAGCAAGTTGGCTGGGGTGAAAAACGTGAGCGTCGGCGAGCTGGCCGAAGCGGTCAGAGCGAACGCGGCGCGCCTTTTCGGACTGGAGGTCCTGTGA
- the tgt gene encoding tRNA guanosine(34) transglycosylase Tgt: MFEFKVLAECPETGARAGEFVTPHGVIPTPVFMPVGTLATVKAMSPDELKELGASIILSNTYHLWLRPGPELVEKAGGLHGFMNWDRPILTDSGGFQVFSLSSLNQITEEGVHFRSHLNGAPLFLSPELSMDIQEKLGADIAMCFDQCLKLPATREEAERATELTLKWAGRCKTAHSRSDQALFGIVQGGLFDDLRSRCADELTRLDFNGYGIGGLSVGETAQEMYACLDKLTPLLPRTKPRYLMGVGRPDNLLEGVARGVDMFDCVMPTRDGRTGTVHSSRGKYSIKASRFAEDFGPLDPDCSCYACTHFSRAYIRHLFRCGEILASRLISWHNLHFLVGLMRGARAAILDGTFPEFKARALSLMGGSYL, encoded by the coding sequence ATGTTCGAGTTCAAAGTTCTGGCCGAATGCCCGGAAACCGGCGCGCGGGCCGGCGAGTTCGTCACCCCTCACGGGGTAATTCCCACGCCGGTCTTTATGCCCGTCGGCACTCTTGCCACGGTGAAGGCCATGTCGCCGGACGAGCTGAAAGAACTGGGCGCTTCGATTATCCTTTCAAACACGTATCACCTGTGGCTCAGGCCGGGGCCGGAGCTGGTCGAGAAGGCCGGCGGCCTGCACGGCTTCATGAACTGGGACCGGCCGATTCTCACCGACAGCGGCGGCTTTCAGGTCTTTTCGCTGTCCAGCCTGAATCAGATCACCGAAGAAGGCGTTCACTTTCGGTCTCATCTGAACGGCGCGCCGCTTTTCCTGTCCCCTGAGCTCTCGATGGACATTCAGGAAAAGCTCGGCGCGGACATTGCCATGTGCTTTGACCAATGCCTCAAGCTGCCGGCTACCCGCGAGGAAGCCGAGCGAGCCACAGAACTAACGCTGAAGTGGGCCGGACGATGCAAGACCGCCCATAGCCGAAGCGATCAGGCGCTGTTCGGCATCGTCCAGGGCGGCCTGTTCGACGACCTTCGATCCCGCTGCGCCGACGAACTGACGCGGCTCGACTTCAACGGCTACGGCATCGGCGGGCTGTCGGTCGGCGAGACGGCCCAAGAGATGTACGCCTGCCTTGACAAGCTTACGCCGCTTCTGCCTCGGACGAAGCCCCGCTACCTGATGGGCGTGGGGCGGCCCGACAACCTTCTGGAAGGGGTCGCCCGCGGCGTCGACATGTTCGACTGCGTCATGCCGACCCGTGACGGACGGACTGGCACGGTCCACTCGTCCCGAGGCAAGTACAGCATTAAGGCCTCCCGATTTGCCGAGGACTTCGGCCCACTCGATCCGGACTGTTCCTGCTACGCCTGCACGCATTTTTCCCGCGCCTACATTCGCCACCTGTTCAGGTGCGGCGAGATCCTCGCGTCCCGGCTCATTTCATGGCACAACCTGCACTTCTTGGTCGGCCTGATGCGCGGCGCCAGAGCGGCGATCTTGGACGGGACGTTCCCGGAGTTCAAGGCCCGCGCCCTGAGCCTGATGGGGGGTAGCTACTTATGA
- a CDS encoding L-threonylcarbamoyladenylate synthase: MTQVLPFDPNKPNRAVLNRAVKLLSDGRLVAFPTETVYGLGGNGWDSEAAKRIYAAKGRPSDNPLILHFPSPEAVELSADVSDRAKKLMARFWPGPLTLVLPAKPIVPLAVRGGLDTVGCRMPSHPTARALLSACPFPLAAPSANVSGRPSPTDAATVAQDLNGRVDLVIDGGPCSVGLESTVLDITGDAPVLLRPGGVSLEELESVLGPVAFPRGALELRRSPGTRYRHYAPAVAVLLWKADEPFDWPSQFCFMGQSEPPVRPARQILFDDLAAFAHGYFAGLRDLERENLPIVVQWPDGSGIGRALQDRLKRSAGLE; the protein is encoded by the coding sequence ATGACCCAAGTCCTGCCGTTCGACCCAAACAAGCCGAACCGCGCCGTCCTCAACCGAGCCGTCAAGCTCCTGTCGGACGGCCGGCTCGTCGCCTTCCCTACTGAAACCGTCTACGGATTGGGCGGCAATGGCTGGGACTCTGAAGCCGCCAAGCGAATTTACGCCGCCAAAGGGCGGCCGTCGGACAACCCGCTGATCCTTCACTTTCCGTCCCCGGAAGCGGTTGAGCTGTCGGCAGACGTCTCCGACCGAGCCAAAAAACTCATGGCCCGGTTCTGGCCGGGCCCTCTGACGCTCGTCCTGCCGGCCAAGCCGATCGTCCCGCTTGCCGTCCGAGGAGGACTGGACACGGTGGGCTGCCGAATGCCGTCGCACCCGACGGCCCGCGCTCTCCTTTCGGCCTGCCCGTTCCCTCTGGCCGCGCCGAGCGCCAACGTGAGCGGACGGCCCAGCCCGACCGACGCGGCGACCGTCGCGCAGGACCTGAACGGCCGGGTTGATCTGGTCATCGACGGCGGCCCCTGCTCGGTTGGGCTGGAGTCCACCGTGCTGGACATCACAGGAGACGCCCCAGTTTTGCTTCGCCCCGGCGGCGTTTCGCTTGAGGAACTGGAATCAGTCCTCGGCCCGGTCGCCTTTCCCCGCGGCGCGCTGGAACTTCGCCGCTCCCCCGGAACGCGATACCGGCACTACGCCCCGGCCGTGGCCGTGTTGCTGTGGAAGGCAGATGAACCGTTCGACTGGCCGAGCCAGTTCTGCTTCATGGGACAGTCGGAGCCGCCCGTCCGCCCAGCCCGCCAGATTCTGTTTGATGATCTGGCGGCGTTCGCTCACGGCTACTTCGCCGGCCTTCGGGACTTGGAGCGGGAAAACCTGCCTATCGTCGTCCAATGGCCGGACGGAAGCGGCATCGGCCGAGCCCTTCAGGACCGACTCAAGCGGTCCGCCGGCTTGGAATAG
- a CDS encoding CdaR family transcriptional regulator yields MLRPIAQELAETIARTIGYDVVITDLAGIIIGCSDPTRGIGTLNEACAQVAASGQPRWESEEDAKLLKGTKPGVTYPILGVDRKVAGTIALTGAPELVRPFALLVKTQAELYLKERIAAAELQERERNFQALVSDIALFKQGINDPKIYETRAELMGYTPSSSYCVVALNETSQPDEGSSHGADYSAQQRLLSEIRTCFGNPGDLCGSTSPHRFVAFCAVNCDDDTSSRSVLDDVKKRCETLLNRLTAAKLPCKIGIGGIHRDIDGLSASYREALAALQMGGNADSSEPIHCISGYRIEELLLKSEMTLQDALVERELAPLFARNDGDELQDTIAAWCESGFSVVRAAELLHVHRTTVDYRLEKLQRILSVEPRDFREMSRLYWAVVLWRNGRSKNSPRRRSRRR; encoded by the coding sequence ATGCTTAGGCCTATTGCGCAGGAATTGGCGGAAACTATCGCCCGAACTATCGGGTACGACGTGGTTATTACCGATCTGGCGGGCATCATCATCGGCTGCAGCGATCCGACGCGGGGAATCGGGACGCTCAACGAGGCCTGCGCGCAGGTCGCCGCGTCCGGACAGCCCCGCTGGGAGAGCGAGGAGGACGCCAAACTTCTCAAGGGGACGAAGCCGGGCGTCACCTACCCAATTCTTGGCGTCGACCGAAAGGTCGCCGGCACCATCGCCCTGACCGGCGCGCCCGAACTTGTTCGTCCGTTTGCCCTGCTGGTGAAGACCCAGGCCGAGCTGTACTTAAAAGAGCGCATCGCCGCGGCGGAACTTCAGGAGCGAGAGCGCAACTTCCAGGCGCTTGTCAGCGACATCGCCCTGTTCAAACAGGGAATCAACGACCCGAAAATCTACGAGACGCGGGCCGAGCTGATGGGCTACACCCCCTCGTCCAGCTACTGCGTCGTCGCCCTCAACGAGACGTCCCAGCCGGACGAAGGGAGCTCTCACGGGGCCGATTACTCGGCCCAGCAGCGCCTGCTTTCTGAAATCAGGACATGCTTCGGCAACCCGGGCGACCTGTGCGGCTCCACGAGCCCGCACCGGTTTGTGGCGTTTTGCGCCGTGAACTGCGACGACGATACGTCCTCCCGAAGCGTTCTGGACGACGTGAAAAAGCGCTGCGAGACCCTGCTGAACCGGCTGACTGCCGCCAAACTGCCGTGCAAAATCGGCATCGGCGGGATTCACCGAGATATCGACGGCCTGTCGGCATCGTACCGCGAGGCTTTGGCAGCGCTCCAGATGGGCGGCAACGCCGACTCATCCGAGCCGATTCACTGCATTTCCGGCTATCGAATTGAAGAGCTGCTTCTCAAGTCTGAGATGACCCTGCAGGACGCGCTGGTCGAGCGAGAGCTGGCGCCGCTTTTCGCCCGCAACGACGGCGACGAGCTTCAGGACACGATTGCCGCGTGGTGCGAGAGCGGGTTCAGCGTCGTCCGCGCCGCTGAACTGCTCCACGTCCATCGGACCACTGTGGACTACCGGCTCGAGAAACTCCAGCGGATCTTATCAGTCGAGCCGCGGGACTTCCGCGAAATGAGCCGGCTTTACTGGGCCGTCGTGCTGTGGAGAAACGGCAGAAGCAAGAACTCCCCCCGGCGCCGGTCAAGACGTCGGTAA
- a CDS encoding amidohydrolase family protein, which yields MWFSGKIWDGTKEFEGALSVDYRGRIDAIRTGFAAEGTVFDSDCLIQAGDFNAHSHPEQSIYTDIVDPSWDLGTWCRHTIYRHSVSLTARSVRLACRRAFGRMVRLGVSSVMVSFYLHGNRDNENARAVIAAARDVGIRLVFGRMNYDIINENAYEGKKASQKSYYEPIEVAARNVRELMSEEDDLVTVCPALHSFHANTPQAIAAGIRLGAELNRPVQLHLSEDQGDVKLSLDAFGVRPLVYLQQLADRGEIPGLDGLIFSDCCWLDDDERSVLAKGRAKVVLNARMNARVKAGFPDLPAMLASGVVPWLGTDGEASNDDLSVSGERAFLAKKFSGVVRPQTIERLGQAPFFCGTSTVGDLRVGGWADFRVLRRGKVSELFVGGRQVLRDGRLTQLDEERDIEAPLADEVARLTGGK from the coding sequence ATGTGGTTTTCCGGAAAGATTTGGGACGGGACGAAAGAGTTTGAAGGCGCGCTTTCGGTGGACTACCGGGGAAGGATCGACGCGATTCGGACGGGGTTCGCCGCCGAAGGGACCGTCTTCGACTCGGACTGTCTGATCCAAGCCGGCGATTTTAACGCTCACTCCCACCCAGAACAGTCAATCTACACCGACATCGTTGACCCGTCATGGGATCTGGGCACCTGGTGCCGGCACACCATTTACCGGCATTCGGTTTCCCTCACGGCCCGATCCGTCCGGCTGGCCTGCCGGCGGGCGTTCGGCCGTATGGTCCGGCTCGGCGTTTCCAGCGTCATGGTCTCGTTCTACCTGCACGGCAACCGGGACAACGAGAACGCCCGAGCCGTGATCGCCGCCGCTCGGGACGTGGGGATTCGGCTCGTCTTCGGGCGGATGAACTACGACATCATCAACGAGAACGCCTACGAGGGGAAAAAGGCGTCCCAAAAGAGCTACTACGAGCCGATCGAAGTGGCGGCGCGAAACGTCCGCGAGCTGATGAGCGAGGAAGACGACCTCGTCACGGTCTGCCCGGCGCTTCACAGCTTTCACGCCAACACGCCTCAGGCGATCGCCGCGGGAATCAGGCTGGGAGCCGAGCTGAACAGGCCGGTCCAGCTTCATCTGTCGGAAGACCAAGGGGACGTGAAGCTGTCCCTCGACGCCTTCGGCGTGCGGCCGCTGGTCTATCTGCAACAGCTGGCCGACCGAGGAGAAATTCCGGGCCTCGACGGCCTGATTTTCTCCGACTGCTGCTGGCTCGACGACGACGAGCGGTCCGTGCTGGCGAAGGGCAGGGCGAAAGTCGTCCTGAACGCCCGAATGAACGCCCGCGTCAAGGCCGGGTTCCCCGATCTGCCGGCCATGCTCGCGTCAGGGGTCGTCCCTTGGCTTGGCACCGACGGCGAAGCCAGCAACGACGACCTGTCCGTGTCGGGCGAGCGGGCTTTTTTGGCGAAGAAGTTCAGCGGAGTCGTCAGGCCTCAGACGATCGAGCGACTCGGCCAAGCGCCGTTTTTCTGCGGCACGTCGACGGTCGGAGACCTGCGGGTCGGCGGCTGGGCGGATTTCCGCGTTCTTCGCCGCGGCAAAGTCAGCGAGCTTTTCGTCGGCGGCAGGCAAGTTCTCCGGGACGGACGGCTGACCCAGCTGGACGAGGAACGCGACATCGAGGCCCCGCTTGCGGACGAAGTTGCGCGCCTGACGGGCGGAAAATAG
- a CDS encoding aspartate kinase, with product MPADCPPVMVVKFGGSSVATPTLLARVASRIRSFCQDGWRVAAVVSAMGRTTDKLLELADTVSPHGRDEREVDQLLATGEIQSVALLALALRAQGVMARSLTAGQCGICAAGRHGRALITSFDAQSVRQTLDEGAVAVVAGFQALDSRGDVMTLGRGGSDLTAIALAAALDARVCSIYTDVGGLYSADPKIVPDAHKIPQMDVSLCCELSHAGSRVLQARCVELAARLNVPVYLASSFDETEGSWIMKDVNERSGIAALAHETGWAEAVFSRTEKTWNLLSSLDDQGASPLDFAVTETRLTVWFKQGDKAVDDAWRRWNLTPLAVTRGLVSLSLIGSGIGNHPETARALTQLLIDQKTPPRRLTTSGNRLTCLVATDRIDELLNAVHRRFLCE from the coding sequence ATGCCGGCAGACTGCCCGCCGGTCATGGTCGTCAAGTTCGGCGGCAGCTCGGTGGCGACGCCAACGCTGCTGGCCCGAGTGGCTTCCAGAATCCGCTCGTTCTGTCAGGACGGCTGGCGCGTCGCCGCGGTGGTATCGGCCATGGGGCGTACGACCGACAAGCTGTTGGAGTTGGCCGACACCGTCTCGCCTCACGGCCGGGACGAGCGGGAAGTCGACCAGCTTTTAGCCACCGGCGAAATCCAGTCCGTCGCACTGCTCGCCTTGGCCCTGCGGGCCCAAGGCGTGATGGCCCGTTCCCTCACGGCCGGGCAGTGCGGCATTTGCGCGGCGGGCAGGCACGGACGTGCCCTCATCACATCGTTTGACGCCCAAAGCGTCCGACAGACGCTCGATGAAGGGGCCGTCGCCGTGGTAGCCGGTTTTCAGGCTTTGGACAGCCGGGGCGACGTGATGACCCTCGGCCGAGGCGGCAGTGACCTGACGGCCATCGCTCTGGCAGCGGCGCTGGACGCCCGAGTGTGCTCCATTTACACCGACGTTGGCGGCCTCTACTCGGCCGACCCGAAAATCGTTCCGGACGCCCACAAGATTCCCCAAATGGACGTCTCGCTGTGCTGTGAGCTTTCTCACGCCGGTTCACGGGTTCTCCAAGCCCGCTGCGTCGAACTGGCCGCGCGGCTGAACGTTCCGGTGTATCTGGCGTCCAGCTTTGACGAAACGGAGGGATCTTGGATCATGAAGGACGTGAACGAGCGGAGCGGCATTGCCGCCCTCGCCCACGAGACCGGCTGGGCCGAAGCGGTGTTCAGCCGGACGGAAAAAACATGGAATCTCCTCTCGTCGCTGGACGATCAGGGAGCTTCGCCGCTCGACTTCGCCGTCACTGAGACGCGGCTCACGGTCTGGTTCAAACAGGGCGATAAGGCGGTCGACGACGCTTGGCGCCGGTGGAACCTGACGCCGCTGGCAGTGACCCGCGGACTGGTCTCGCTGTCATTGATCGGCTCGGGGATCGGCAACCACCCGGAGACGGCCCGCGCGCTGACCCAGCTGCTGATCGACCAGAAGACGCCGCCGCGGCGGCTGACGACCAGCGGCAACCGGCTAACCTGCTTGGTGGCCACCGACCGAATTGACGAGCTGCTGAACGCCGTTCACCGCCGATTCCTGTGCGAATAA
- the metK gene encoding methionine adenosyltransferase yields MKERVFITSESVTEGHPDKIADQISDAVLDAVLAEDPMGRVACETLVTTGLVQIAGEITTTARLDYPDIARGVVREIGYTRGKFGFDCDTCAVVTSIDRQSPDIAMGVDQSLERKGGDESNDEAVGAGDQGMMIGYATDATPEFLPEPFALAQRMARRLTAVRKVGELTYLRPDGKTQVTLEYEGGKAVRADAIVVSTQHNPEVSLEQLRSDVKRLVIEPVMPKNLMDGKTKFLINPTGRFVLGGPHADTGLTGRKIIVDTYGGMVPHGGGAFSGKDPTKVDRSAAYMARYAAKNVVASGLAHRCQIQVAYAIGVAEPVSLMVETFGTSQVSEEALTKALRQVFDFRPAAIIRTLDLRRPQYRRLAAYGHMGRIDLDPLPKWENTDKADELRRLLS; encoded by the coding sequence ATGAAAGAACGAGTGTTTATTACTTCTGAATCGGTGACCGAAGGCCACCCGGACAAAATTGCGGACCAGATATCCGACGCGGTGCTTGACGCGGTTTTGGCCGAAGATCCAATGGGCCGGGTGGCCTGCGAGACCCTTGTGACGACTGGACTCGTCCAGATCGCCGGCGAGATCACCACCACGGCGCGGCTCGACTATCCGGACATTGCCCGGGGCGTTGTCCGCGAGATCGGCTACACCCGTGGCAAGTTCGGCTTCGACTGCGATACCTGCGCGGTGGTCACTTCCATCGACCGGCAGTCTCCCGACATCGCGATGGGCGTTGACCAGTCCTTGGAGCGCAAGGGCGGGGACGAGAGCAATGACGAGGCGGTAGGCGCCGGAGATCAGGGAATGATGATCGGCTACGCCACCGACGCGACGCCCGAGTTCCTTCCCGAGCCGTTTGCTCTGGCCCAGAGAATGGCCCGCCGGCTCACCGCGGTCCGCAAGGTCGGCGAGCTGACGTACCTGCGCCCGGACGGTAAGACTCAGGTGACTTTGGAATACGAAGGGGGCAAGGCGGTTCGGGCGGACGCCATCGTCGTCTCGACCCAGCACAACCCGGAAGTCTCCCTCGAGCAGCTTCGTAGCGACGTGAAGCGCCTCGTTATCGAGCCTGTCATGCCGAAAAACCTGATGGACGGCAAGACGAAGTTCCTCATCAATCCCACGGGGCGGTTTGTTCTGGGCGGCCCTCACGCCGACACAGGGCTCACGGGGCGCAAGATCATCGTCGACACCTACGGCGGCATGGTTCCCCACGGGGGCGGCGCGTTCTCCGGCAAGGACCCGACGAAGGTTGACCGCTCGGCGGCCTACATGGCCCGCTACGCGGCGAAGAACGTCGTCGCTTCCGGGCTGGCTCATCGCTGCCAGATTCAGGTGGCCTACGCCATTGGGGTGGCCGAGCCGGTGTCGTTGATGGTCGAGACGTTCGGCACCTCTCAGGTGTCTGAAGAGGCCCTGACCAAGGCCCTGCGCCAAGTTTTCGACTTCCGTCCGGCGGCGATTATCCGGACGCTGGACCTTCGCCGGCCCCAGTACCGGCGGCTGGCCGCCTACGGGCACATGGGCCGGATTGACCTCGACCCGCTGCCCAAGTGGGAGAACACCGATAAGGCTGATGAGCTTCGCCGCCTTTTGAGCTGA
- a CDS encoding glutaredoxin family protein gives MTIKVYSSPTCTWCAKLKDYLTKKGVEFEAIDVSKDRAVIKALVEKTGQMGVPVTEIDGEYIIGFDKAKLDAKLGLK, from the coding sequence ATGACCATTAAGGTATACTCTTCACCCACTTGCACTTGGTGCGCCAAGCTTAAGGATTACCTGACAAAAAAAGGCGTTGAGTTTGAGGCAATTGACGTGTCGAAGGACCGGGCCGTCATCAAGGCCCTGGTAGAAAAGACCGGACAGATGGGCGTTCCCGTGACGGAAATCGACGGCGAGTACATCATCGGGTTCGACAAGGCAAAACTTGACGCAAAACTTGGTCTGAAATAA
- a CDS encoding MFS transporter — protein MALDSGKPRGEKEYSPWGLLFVLSMSLCICMLGIGIVNPLLPLYAVRMGAGGAFLGAVMGAFSLSRMTATFFSGPMADRFPRRTLMLGGLSLYAAASVGYIFASKAWHLMAVRLLNGVGSAFVIPVAMAIGAEVAPPGKEGRFFGTMQMATYLGVGLGPLLSGVTYEHWGVKAPFLVMFVSCSVAVVASLIKVPKGIGDSSHDTKSLWRSMGGILADPVLFRVMLYQLMTTFGRGMTMLLIPILANRHGLSVSQIGYLVAGVSISSALLQQVSGWLADRISKRWLAVVSCILTGSVLLALPLPRTFAGFMLVSVLYGGANAIGIPATLAFVSQRSHIYGSGVSMGAYNIAFGIGMTAGPILGGSLESHGMEGTAVAIVAACLAVVSAVMAHPCLKERRPDCGSVSGAGEESELQ, from the coding sequence ATGGCATTGGATAGCGGAAAGCCGAGGGGGGAAAAGGAATACAGTCCATGGGGACTTCTCTTTGTCCTGTCCATGTCCCTGTGCATCTGCATGCTGGGAATCGGCATCGTGAATCCATTGCTTCCATTATACGCGGTTCGCATGGGCGCTGGAGGGGCTTTCCTTGGAGCGGTCATGGGCGCATTTTCGCTGAGCCGAATGACAGCCACGTTCTTTTCCGGCCCGATGGCGGACCGATTTCCCCGCCGGACGCTCATGCTGGGCGGTTTGAGCCTCTACGCCGCCGCGTCGGTTGGGTACATCTTCGCGTCGAAAGCGTGGCACCTGATGGCCGTTCGCCTGCTGAACGGGGTCGGAAGCGCGTTTGTCATTCCCGTGGCGATGGCTATCGGCGCCGAGGTGGCGCCGCCCGGCAAGGAAGGACGCTTCTTCGGCACGATGCAGATGGCGACCTACTTGGGGGTCGGCTTAGGGCCTCTGCTGAGCGGCGTAACCTACGAGCACTGGGGCGTTAAAGCACCGTTTCTCGTCATGTTCGTCAGCTGCTCTGTGGCGGTGGTCGCGAGCCTGATAAAAGTTCCCAAGGGAATCGGCGATTCCTCTCACGACACGAAGTCCCTGTGGCGGTCTATGGGCGGCATTCTGGCTGACCCGGTTCTCTTTCGGGTCATGCTGTACCAGCTGATGACCACCTTTGGCCGCGGCATGACGATGCTTCTGATCCCAATTCTGGCGAATCGGCACGGCCTGTCGGTCTCCCAGATCGGTTATCTGGTCGCCGGCGTGTCCATCTCGTCGGCACTGCTCCAGCAGGTCTCAGGTTGGCTGGCGGATCGGATTTCTAAACGATGGCTGGCAGTCGTCAGCTGTATCCTGACCGGGTCCGTCCTACTGGCTCTGCCTCTGCCCCGCACCTTCGCCGGGTTCATGTTGGTATCGGTCTTGTACGGGGGCGCCAACGCCATCGGTATCCCCGCGACGCTGGCATTTGTGAGCCAGCGAAGCCACATCTACGGCTCCGGCGTGTCGATGGGCGCGTACAACATTGCGTTCGGCATCGGCATGACGGCCGGCCCGATTTTAGGCGGCAGCTTGGAGTCCCACGGCATGGAGGGAACAGCCGTTGCGATTGTGGCGGCCTGTTTGGCTGTCGTTTCCGCCGTGATGGCTCACCCATGTCTGAAGGAGCGCCGTCCGGACTGCGGCTCCGTCTCTGGCGCAGGCGAAGAAAGTGAGTTACAATAG
- a CDS encoding phosphomannomutase/phosphoglucomutase, whose protein sequence is MTPALSPTIFREYDIRGIADTDLCDANVLAIARAFGTYLTRKGGRRVTVAGDVRLSTERIRASVIAGLTDCGLDVIDLGVTTTPLLYWSLFELKPDGGVMITGSHNPKEMNGLKLALGRATLYGEEIQKVGRMALEGDFDLSARKGGTEKKDLWPDYLAMLKSKIVLDRPLHVVTDTANGTAGLGIRQFLTSLGCKVTALYETPDGTFPNHHPDPQKSANMADLAKLVREVHADIGFGFDGDADRIGVVDEKGEIIWGDVLMALIWRELLPKHPGATAIIEVKCSQALEDEVRRLGGVPYYYKAGHSLVKAEMRRIGALFSGEYSGHMFFADEFYGFDDSFYAAGRFLRLLSRTKGPMSALVSDMPKYIGTEEVRIPCSDSEKFEKVKEITDQAVKDHEAVTVDGVRILYGDGWGLIRASNTQPVIALRCEGKDSAALERIKLDLRRRVQAVGLDDFSWTPEPPKK, encoded by the coding sequence ATGACACCAGCTCTTTCCCCAACCATCTTCCGGGAATACGATATCCGCGGCATCGCGGATACTGACCTGTGCGACGCCAACGTCCTAGCCATCGCCAGGGCGTTCGGGACCTACCTGACCCGCAAGGGCGGCCGTCGGGTCACGGTCGCCGGCGACGTCCGGCTCTCGACCGAACGGATCCGCGCGAGCGTCATCGCCGGCCTGACCGACTGCGGGCTGGACGTGATCGACCTCGGCGTCACCACCACGCCGCTGCTCTATTGGAGCCTGTTCGAGCTCAAGCCCGACGGCGGCGTCATGATCACAGGCAGCCACAACCCGAAGGAGATGAACGGGCTCAAGCTGGCGCTCGGCAGGGCTACGCTGTATGGCGAGGAAATTCAAAAAGTCGGCCGTATGGCTTTGGAAGGTGACTTCGATTTGTCAGCGCGCAAGGGAGGGACGGAGAAGAAAGACCTCTGGCCCGACTACTTGGCCATGCTGAAAAGCAAAATCGTCCTCGACCGACCTCTGCACGTCGTGACGGACACGGCCAACGGGACGGCCGGGCTCGGGATCCGTCAGTTCCTCACGTCGTTAGGCTGCAAGGTCACGGCGCTTTACGAGACGCCGGATGGGACGTTCCCGAACCACCACCCGGACCCACAGAAGTCAGCCAACATGGCTGACTTGGCCAAGCTTGTGAGGGAAGTCCACGCCGACATCGGCTTCGGTTTTGACGGCGACGCGGACCGAATCGGCGTCGTTGACGAAAAAGGCGAGATCATCTGGGGCGACGTGCTCATGGCACTCATCTGGCGCGAGCTTCTGCCCAAGCACCCAGGCGCGACCGCCATCATCGAGGTCAAGTGCTCTCAGGCGTTAGAGGACGAAGTGCGTCGCTTAGGCGGCGTCCCGTACTATTACAAGGCGGGACACTCGCTCGTTAAGGCCGAGATGCGGCGAATCGGCGCGCTCTTCTCCGGCGAGTACTCGGGACACATGTTCTTCGCCGACGAGTTCTACGGCTTCGACGACTCGTTCTACGCCGCCGGCCGGTTCCTCAGGCTCCTCTCCCGGACGAAGGGGCCGATGTCCGCGCTGGTCAGCGACATGCCGAAGTACATCGGCACCGAGGAAGTTCGTATCCCCTGCTCGGACAGCGAAAAATTCGAGAAGGTCAAGGAGATCACCGATCAGGCCGTCAAGGACCACGAGGCCGTGACGGTTGACGGCGTGCGAATCCTCTACGGTGACGGCTGGGGGCTGATTCGAGCGTCGAACACTCAGCCTGTGATCGCCCTCAGGTGTGAGGGCAAGGACAGCGCCGCGCTGGAGCGAATCAAGTTGGACCTCAGGCGCCGCGTCCAGGCCGTCGGGCTGGACGACTTCAGCTGGACGCCCGAGCCGCCAAAAAAGTAA